A stretch of Natronococcus sp. CG52 DNA encodes these proteins:
- a CDS encoding TrkH family potassium uptake protein — protein MRVQFRTVGRDVGGIVQIVSLMAFVSIPVAILHREYYAIPALVGSGFVMLAVGGSLSRWFADAPDSDKLHGMLTAAAAWAAVGVLGALPLLLVAWTIAIDPFPTWANTPPLNETTAEFQDPLNGVFESLSGFTSTGLTMANTEEELTATMQWWRSFTEWIGGVGVIVLTVAVLARPGSGSLTLYESEARSTKIHPSIVSTVHEIWKIYLVLTIGAIGLFLAAGMPLWGAINHAMTGISTGGFSIHADSIGHYGSPLIEYAVIPVMVAGSIAFPVHYLLFKGEIRNLYADVQTRWVFIWFSIGSIVLTGTLYLRGTYDSFEDAFRYGLFQFVSGTSNAGFGTTAIGNGTEQVWTADATLIVCAGMLTGAAAGSTVGGIKLIRAITLVKGSRWRIAGVFTPSSAVRRLRIGDRSLDEDQASRELEEAAIVLLLWLIFLAVGLTVLLATLPTEIPTEYALFEVMSAQSTVGLSAGITGPDMPVAAKVVFLLNMWIGRLEIIPVLVLLRGAMVRAGLYD, from the coding sequence ATGAGGGTCCAGTTTCGAACGGTGGGACGGGACGTCGGAGGGATCGTCCAGATCGTCTCCCTCATGGCGTTCGTCTCGATTCCCGTGGCGATACTACATCGTGAGTACTACGCGATCCCGGCGCTCGTGGGGTCGGGCTTCGTGATGCTCGCAGTCGGCGGGAGCCTCTCTCGCTGGTTCGCCGACGCGCCGGACTCGGACAAACTCCACGGGATGCTTACCGCAGCGGCCGCGTGGGCGGCCGTCGGCGTCCTCGGCGCGCTCCCCTTGCTTCTCGTCGCGTGGACGATCGCTATCGACCCGTTCCCGACGTGGGCGAACACGCCACCGCTCAACGAGACGACCGCCGAGTTCCAGGATCCGCTGAACGGCGTTTTCGAGAGTCTCAGCGGATTCACCTCGACGGGGCTGACGATGGCGAACACGGAAGAGGAACTCACCGCAACGATGCAGTGGTGGCGGTCGTTCACTGAGTGGATCGGCGGCGTCGGGGTCATCGTGCTGACGGTCGCCGTCCTCGCACGACCGGGGAGTGGGTCGCTCACGCTGTACGAGAGCGAGGCCCGATCGACGAAGATCCATCCCAGTATCGTCTCGACAGTGCACGAAATCTGGAAGATTTACCTCGTCCTCACGATCGGGGCTATCGGGTTGTTCCTCGCGGCCGGGATGCCGCTGTGGGGGGCAATCAATCACGCGATGACCGGTATTTCGACCGGCGGATTCTCGATTCACGCCGACTCGATCGGTCACTACGGCAGTCCGCTCATCGAGTACGCGGTCATCCCGGTGATGGTCGCGGGCAGCATCGCCTTCCCCGTCCACTACCTGCTATTCAAAGGCGAGATCAGGAACCTCTATGCGGACGTTCAGACCCGGTGGGTCTTCATCTGGTTCAGTATCGGCTCGATCGTCCTGACGGGGACTCTCTACCTCCGTGGCACGTACGATAGCTTCGAGGACGCGTTTCGATACGGACTCTTCCAGTTCGTCTCCGGGACGTCGAACGCTGGGTTCGGCACGACGGCGATCGGAAACGGGACGGAACAGGTCTGGACCGCCGACGCGACGCTGATCGTCTGTGCAGGAATGCTCACCGGTGCCGCCGCCGGGTCGACGGTCGGTGGAATCAAACTCATCCGCGCGATCACGCTCGTGAAAGGTTCCCGGTGGCGTATCGCCGGCGTGTTCACCCCGAGTTCCGCAGTGCGACGGCTCCGAATCGGGGATCGATCGCTCGACGAAGATCAGGCGAGCAGAGAACTCGAGGAGGCGGCGATCGTGTTGCTCCTCTGGCTGATCTTCCTCGCGGTGGGACTGACCGTCCTCCTCGCGACGCTTCCGACGGAGATTCCGACCGAGTACGCGCTCTTCGAGGTCATGAGCGCACAGAGCACGGTCGGCCTCTCCGCCGGGATCACCGGCCCGGATATGCCTGTCGCCGCGAAGGTCGTGTTCCTCCTCAACATGTGGATCGGGCGGC
- a CDS encoding potassium channel family protein, translating into MYLVIIGAGSIGSNLIDLAVNGGNDVVVIETDEERANEVSTEHDCLVLNDDATNHGTLRDAEIDRADAVISTTDVDAVNIMVMLLAQEHDVPNLVSVVHEPENLPVFEKIGVNMIENPQRLIADYLYHSVRYPNVSDFIDLDDQTELVELTVTEDARMNGQLLATAKESGALPDGCLVVALERDGEIRAPRGETTVHAGDQVTVFTDDATLDDAVMAFTGNHE; encoded by the coding sequence ATGTACCTCGTAATCATCGGCGCGGGAAGCATCGGTTCGAATCTGATCGACCTCGCAGTGAACGGCGGCAACGACGTCGTCGTCATCGAGACTGACGAGGAACGAGCGAACGAGGTCTCGACGGAGCATGACTGTCTCGTCCTCAACGACGACGCGACGAACCACGGGACGCTCAGAGACGCGGAGATCGACCGTGCGGACGCCGTCATTTCGACCACTGACGTCGACGCGGTCAACATCATGGTGATGTTACTCGCCCAGGAACACGACGTCCCGAACCTGGTCAGCGTCGTCCACGAGCCCGAAAACCTCCCCGTCTTCGAGAAGATCGGCGTCAACATGATCGAGAATCCGCAGCGACTGATCGCGGACTATCTCTATCACTCCGTCCGGTATCCGAACGTCAGTGACTTCATCGATCTCGACGATCAGACCGAACTGGTGGAACTGACCGTCACCGAGGACGCGCGGATGAACGGACAACTGCTCGCGACGGCAAAAGAGTCGGGAGCGCTTCCAGACGGCTGTCTCGTCGTCGCACTCGAGCGCGACGGGGAGATTCGAGCGCCGAGAGGAGAGACGACGGTTCACGCGGGCGACCAGGTAACGGTGTTTACCGACGATGCTACGCTGGACGATGCCGTGATGGCGTTTACCGGGAATCACGAATGA
- a CDS encoding universal stress protein: MSSNVLVPISLPDPESVPASLVELLSSTSVFVLGVYDVPDQTALELARDTDRGENEKRINTAVDQFSEVGAEVTSKIVFTHDRRETIDRVATEEDCNVILVPNHAGRMEWVLVPLRGDANLERITDFVDDLTTDVLQKVSLVHVAESETDREEGKALIENGRQKLVEAGIDDRLIDTDLVVSDDVVGTVTERAKDYDTIVMGGTEPSLLDRIFGDIPHRISQETGCPVFVIPPEM; the protein is encoded by the coding sequence ATGTCGTCAAACGTACTCGTTCCGATCAGCCTGCCGGATCCGGAATCAGTCCCGGCGTCACTCGTCGAGTTGCTTTCCTCCACGAGCGTCTTCGTCCTCGGGGTATACGACGTTCCCGACCAGACCGCACTCGAACTGGCTCGCGATACCGACCGGGGAGAAAACGAGAAGCGGATCAACACGGCCGTGGATCAGTTCAGCGAGGTCGGCGCCGAGGTCACGTCGAAAATCGTCTTCACTCACGATCGCCGTGAGACGATCGATCGTGTGGCCACGGAGGAAGACTGCAACGTCATTCTCGTGCCGAATCACGCCGGTCGGATGGAGTGGGTTTTGGTCCCCCTTCGCGGTGACGCGAACCTCGAGCGGATCACCGACTTCGTGGACGACTTAACCACCGACGTGTTGCAGAAGGTGAGTCTGGTCCACGTGGCAGAATCGGAAACGGACCGAGAGGAAGGGAAAGCGCTCATCGAGAACGGGCGCCAGAAACTGGTCGAAGCGGGAATAGACGATCGGTTGATCGACACCGATCTCGTCGTGTCCGATGACGTGGTCGGAACGGTTACCGAACGAGCAAAGGATTACGATACGATCGTCATGGGGGGAACCGAACCGTCCCTCCTGGACCGTATCTTCGGTGATATTCCACACCGAATCAGTCAGGAGACCGGGTGTCCCGTCTTCGTCATTCCTCCTGAAATGTAG
- a CDS encoding universal stress protein, with protein sequence MDVLVAVDDSEEARQALEHALETFPDAAIRVVTVLEVELSDMPGSSDASAEDAAREDAEEILSDAVAIAEEYGQTVETDVVTGHPAKATVSFADERDVDHIVIGSRGKGGVKRVLLGSVAETVVRRADCPVTVVR encoded by the coding sequence ATGGATGTCCTCGTCGCCGTAGACGACTCGGAAGAAGCCCGGCAGGCGCTCGAACACGCGCTCGAGACGTTTCCCGACGCCGCGATACGAGTCGTCACCGTCCTCGAGGTAGAGCTCTCGGATATGCCGGGCAGCTCCGACGCATCGGCGGAAGACGCGGCCCGCGAAGACGCCGAGGAAATCCTCTCCGACGCGGTGGCGATCGCCGAGGAGTACGGCCAGACCGTCGAGACGGACGTCGTTACCGGCCACCCTGCGAAGGCGACGGTCTCGTTCGCCGACGAACGAGACGTCGATCACATCGTCATCGGGAGTCGCGGGAAGGGCGGCGTGAAACGGGTCCTGCTCGGGAGCGTCGCCGAGACGGTCGTCCGCCGGGCGGACTGTCCCGTGACGGTCGTCCGGTGA
- a CDS encoding amphi-Trp domain-containing protein, with protein sequence MPEEVLFKFERSMERAEIADYLRTVADSVESGDVTLDAGDESVTMSPPARPTFEIKAERETSSSGGPAELSVEFELEWDEGDEGDESGDGELRIQ encoded by the coding sequence ATGCCAGAAGAAGTACTCTTCAAGTTCGAACGCTCGATGGAGCGCGCAGAGATCGCGGACTACCTCCGAACGGTCGCAGATTCGGTCGAGAGCGGCGACGTGACGCTCGACGCCGGCGACGAATCCGTCACCATGTCACCGCCGGCGCGTCCGACCTTCGAGATCAAGGCCGAACGGGAAACCTCGAGTTCCGGCGGGCCGGCCGAACTCAGCGTCGAGTTCGAACTCGAGTGGGACGAGGGCGACGAGGGCGACGAGAGCGGTGACGGCGAACTTCGGATACAGTAG
- a CDS encoding adenylate kinase, which produces MAQPRILILGAPGAGKGTQSAKIAEEFDVEHVTTGDALRANKGMDISDMDTEYDTPREYMDQGELVPDEVVNAIVDEALSQADGFVLDGYPRNLEQAEELEDMTDLDVVLYLDVGEDELVHRLTGRRMDPETGDIYHIEYNPPEDPEVEERLEQRDDDTEDTVKERLRVYRENTEPVIEHYEDEGVLERVDGAQAPDEVWEDVKATIDQSA; this is translated from the coding sequence ATGGCACAGCCACGAATCCTGATTCTGGGGGCGCCCGGAGCGGGAAAAGGAACCCAGAGCGCAAAGATCGCGGAGGAGTTCGACGTCGAGCACGTCACGACCGGCGACGCACTTCGTGCGAACAAGGGCATGGACATCTCCGACATGGACACGGAGTACGACACGCCACGTGAGTACATGGACCAGGGCGAGCTCGTGCCCGACGAGGTCGTCAACGCCATCGTCGACGAGGCCCTCTCCCAGGCCGACGGCTTCGTCCTCGACGGCTACCCGCGCAACTTAGAGCAGGCCGAAGAACTCGAGGACATGACCGACCTCGACGTCGTCCTCTACCTCGACGTCGGCGAGGACGAACTCGTCCACCGCCTGACCGGCCGTCGGATGGACCCCGAGACGGGCGATATCTACCACATCGAGTACAACCCGCCGGAGGACCCCGAGGTCGAAGAGCGACTCGAGCAGCGGGACGACGACACCGAGGACACGGTCAAAGAACGGCTGCGCGTCTACCGAGAGAACACCGAGCCGGTGATCGAACATTACGAGGACGAGGGCGTGCTCGAGCGCGTCGACGGCGCGCAGGCGCCGGACGAGGTCTGGGAGGACGTGAAGGCGACGATAGACCAGTCGGCCTAA
- a CDS encoding DUF7289 family protein, which produces MSDVGDGATISTERGQAALIGFVILIGMVAVASAGILVVGGDLLTTTEHQTEEERVELSFVKMSQSLSETSFNSDTANTINLDAGEDGAIARDETGYMRVESDGLKQDLNLTFGTIEYESDSGTKIAYESGAVFRETGEETRVVSSPPIYYDFHSETLTLPVITVSGDEQLGTGDISMSHNETTAYAETNVVEDESVDLIIKSEYWRGWATYFEQQASNAVVRNIEPAEGDSAILTVTLGHLEMEDAFEEGVTYSESWSEQGSGSDSVEEEIELNPGSFGDLNNTIHEMIEDAENNEFGEEGDDIEEQGVIDGSEQIENGTHLAGEVSLNDELVVNLSDGNATILVDGDVDLNDEGLSVRDWENENSPNNSLKIYTTGNFEMSGGDVKPEEIDGERQAEQLQLFGTPDTSVGITGGTYVGTIFTPTDYFEGENKVIDNKHCSGHQVCLLSNPKFTGSIIAHSVHFQANAQDIEYDDSLQDANLTAYPDGYVPPPQLTYVNVAHYDVKVTNK; this is translated from the coding sequence ATGAGTGATGTTGGCGACGGAGCAACCATTTCGACGGAGCGCGGTCAGGCGGCATTAATCGGGTTCGTGATACTGATCGGAATGGTCGCCGTCGCCAGCGCCGGAATCCTCGTGGTCGGAGGTGACCTCCTGACCACGACCGAGCATCAGACGGAGGAAGAACGGGTTGAACTGTCGTTCGTAAAAATGAGCCAGTCCCTATCAGAAACGTCGTTTAACTCTGATACTGCGAACACGATCAATCTTGATGCCGGTGAAGACGGAGCCATCGCCCGGGACGAAACCGGATATATGCGAGTTGAATCAGATGGCTTAAAACAAGATCTCAATCTTACGTTCGGAACGATCGAATACGAGAGCGATAGTGGAACGAAGATCGCCTACGAATCAGGTGCAGTGTTCCGTGAAACGGGGGAAGAAACGCGCGTGGTATCCTCCCCTCCGATCTATTATGATTTTCACAGTGAGACGTTGACGCTCCCTGTTATCACCGTTTCTGGTGACGAACAGCTCGGTACCGGCGATATATCCATGTCTCACAATGAGACAACAGCGTACGCCGAAACGAACGTTGTCGAAGACGAGAGCGTTGATCTTATAATCAAAAGTGAATACTGGCGTGGATGGGCGACGTATTTCGAACAGCAGGCCAGTAATGCGGTCGTCCGGAACATCGAACCCGCAGAAGGGGATTCAGCGATTCTGACCGTTACGCTTGGACACCTCGAGATGGAAGATGCGTTCGAAGAGGGAGTGACCTATTCTGAAAGCTGGAGCGAGCAGGGAAGTGGTAGTGATAGCGTCGAAGAAGAAATCGAACTCAATCCGGGATCGTTCGGTGATCTCAATAATACGATTCACGAGATGATCGAAGACGCTGAAAATAATGAGTTCGGTGAAGAGGGGGATGACATCGAAGAACAGGGGGTCATTGACGGAAGTGAGCAAATAGAGAATGGGACGCACTTGGCAGGAGAGGTATCCCTCAACGATGAACTCGTCGTTAACCTCTCAGATGGAAACGCGACGATTCTTGTCGACGGTGATGTCGATCTAAATGACGAAGGTCTCTCTGTCAGAGATTGGGAGAACGAAAATAGCCCAAATAACTCACTAAAAATATACACGACGGGTAATTTTGAGATGAGTGGTGGAGATGTTAAGCCCGAAGAAATAGACGGCGAACGCCAGGCCGAGCAGTTACAATTGTTTGGCACGCCAGACACCTCTGTTGGAATCACCGGCGGCACTTACGTAGGAACTATTTTTACACCAACAGACTACTTTGAGGGAGAAAACAAAGTAATAGATAATAAGCATTGTTCTGGCCATCAGGTTTGTCTCCTTTCAAATCCCAAATTTACCGGATCGATCATTGCCCATTCTGTGCACTTCCAGGCTAATGCCCAAGATATAGAGTACGACGATAGCCTTCAAGATGCGAATCTTACCGCATATCCGGACGGATACGTACCTCCACCACAATTGACGTATGTAAATGTGGCCCACTACGACGTGAAAGTGACGAATAAATAG
- a CDS encoding DUF106 domain-containing protein: protein MTRTAEKINALVREDSSMTDALEAIREEADRNGGEVQWGDVNDDLTSGQWGRLIEKGVLVDGDQGFEIADREAYDEALDGDGETDGVPDVDIDEEEASWSQWDKMAGAGSVLLMVGYWFNSVRDTVGSTINMALGPLDAALPFYAVILSVALLTGLYSTLLQANLMNPDRIGKYQERMKAMQEKQKDVRERKEEAEERGASEAEIERLENEMERAREEQMEAMADNIGMFKEQFRPMVWIMLFTIPLFLWMYWKIQSAGIADAEATIIMPIVGETGWNEGLLGPMQAWIVWYFLCSMGFTQLLRKSLNIDMTPSSA from the coding sequence ATGACGCGTACAGCCGAGAAGATCAACGCCCTCGTCCGCGAGGATTCCTCGATGACGGATGCCCTCGAGGCCATCCGCGAGGAGGCCGACAGGAACGGTGGCGAGGTCCAGTGGGGCGATGTCAACGACGACCTGACCAGCGGGCAGTGGGGTCGACTGATCGAAAAAGGCGTGCTGGTCGACGGCGACCAGGGGTTCGAAATCGCCGACCGCGAGGCCTACGACGAGGCGCTCGACGGAGACGGTGAGACCGACGGCGTTCCGGACGTCGATATCGACGAAGAGGAGGCGAGCTGGTCGCAGTGGGACAAGATGGCCGGCGCCGGTTCGGTGCTGTTGATGGTCGGCTACTGGTTTAACTCAGTGCGGGATACGGTCGGGAGTACGATCAACATGGCGCTCGGGCCGCTCGATGCAGCGCTGCCGTTCTACGCCGTGATCCTCTCCGTCGCGCTGCTGACCGGTCTCTACTCGACGCTCCTGCAAGCGAACCTGATGAACCCCGACCGCATCGGGAAGTACCAGGAGCGGATGAAGGCGATGCAAGAGAAACAGAAGGACGTCCGCGAGCGCAAAGAAGAGGCCGAAGAGCGCGGCGCGAGCGAGGCCGAGATCGAACGCCTTGAGAACGAGATGGAGCGCGCCCGCGAAGAGCAGATGGAGGCCATGGCCGACAACATCGGGATGTTCAAAGAGCAGTTCAGACCGATGGTCTGGATCATGCTGTTTACGATCCCGCTGTTCCTTTGGATGTACTGGAAGATCCAGAGCGCGGGCATCGCCGACGCCGAGGCGACGATCATCATGCCGATCGTCGGCGAGACCGGCTGGAACGAGGGCCTACTCGGTCCGATGCAGGCATGGATCGTCTGGTACTTCCTGTGCTCGATGGGCTTTACGCAACTGCTTCGCAAGTCCCTGAACATCGACATGACGCCGTCGAGCGCCTGA
- the cmk gene encoding (d)CMP kinase translates to MLLTVSGPPGSGKSTTAELLADAFDLDHVSGGDIFRELADERGYTPLEFNKLAEENESIDRDLDRRLREIAIEEDDLVLESRLAGWLAGDHADFRFWLDAPAGVRGYRIAEREEKDPERATEETKAREASEAQRYQEYYGIDIRDLTIYDLSVNTARWEPDAVLDMLVTAVDEYEPNGDEGKATVTGVDYDF, encoded by the coding sequence ATGTTACTCACCGTCTCCGGCCCGCCGGGAAGCGGGAAGAGTACGACTGCGGAGTTGCTCGCCGACGCATTCGATCTCGACCACGTCAGCGGCGGCGACATCTTCCGTGAGCTAGCCGACGAGCGCGGCTACACCCCTCTCGAGTTCAACAAACTCGCGGAGGAGAACGAGTCGATCGACCGCGACCTCGATCGTCGGCTGCGCGAAATCGCCATCGAAGAGGACGACCTCGTGCTCGAGTCGCGCCTGGCCGGCTGGCTCGCCGGCGATCACGCCGACTTCCGATTCTGGCTCGACGCGCCGGCGGGAGTCCGCGGCTATCGGATCGCCGAACGGGAGGAGAAGGATCCCGAACGGGCGACCGAGGAGACGAAGGCGCGCGAGGCGAGCGAGGCCCAGCGGTACCAGGAGTACTACGGGATCGACATCCGGGATCTGACGATCTACGATCTCTCCGTGAACACCGCTCGCTGGGAGCCCGACGCCGTCCTCGACATGCTCGTGACCGCCGTCGACGAGTACGAGCCAAACGGTGACGAAGGAAAGGCGACCGTCACCGGCGTCGACTACGACTTCTAA
- a CDS encoding RNA-guided pseudouridylation complex pseudouridine synthase subunit Cbf5: MALRGPPEERSPADLLTFGVVNLDKPPGPSSHQVSGWLRDTVADTLAERDAGTIDQAAHAGTLDPKVTGCLPIMLGDATRLAQTFLEGAKEYVAVLECHGPVPADVESIAVEFEGPIYQKPPRKSAVSRRLRVREIYDLEVLEADDRQALVRIRCESGTYVRKLCHDLGLALGTGGHMGHLRRTATTPFDDSTLHTAQEFYDALAFWLEDDDPEPLFEVVEPAERILEHIPSVMIAESAAQQVATGAPVYAPGVLEADDADRGSLVACYTPNGAAVCLGELVGEPDAESGAVVDLERVLV; the protein is encoded by the coding sequence ATGGCACTTCGTGGCCCACCCGAGGAGCGATCGCCCGCCGACCTCCTGACCTTCGGCGTCGTCAACCTCGACAAACCGCCCGGACCGTCCTCCCACCAGGTGAGCGGCTGGCTCCGGGATACCGTTGCGGACACGCTGGCCGAACGCGACGCGGGGACGATCGACCAGGCGGCTCACGCCGGCACCCTCGATCCGAAGGTGACCGGCTGCCTCCCGATCATGCTCGGCGACGCGACGCGACTCGCACAGACGTTCCTCGAGGGCGCGAAGGAGTACGTCGCCGTCCTCGAGTGCCACGGCCCCGTTCCGGCCGACGTCGAGTCGATCGCCGTCGAGTTCGAGGGCCCGATCTATCAGAAGCCGCCGCGAAAGAGCGCCGTCTCGCGTCGCCTTCGCGTGCGCGAAATTTACGACCTCGAGGTGCTCGAGGCCGACGATCGACAGGCGCTCGTGCGAATTCGGTGTGAGAGCGGGACCTACGTCCGAAAACTCTGTCACGATCTCGGCCTCGCGCTGGGGACGGGCGGTCATATGGGACACCTCCGGCGGACGGCGACGACGCCGTTCGACGACTCGACGCTGCACACCGCCCAGGAGTTCTACGACGCGCTCGCCTTCTGGCTCGAGGACGACGATCCGGAGCCGCTGTTCGAGGTCGTCGAGCCGGCCGAGCGGATTCTCGAGCACATTCCGAGCGTGATGATCGCCGAGAGCGCGGCCCAGCAGGTCGCGACGGGCGCGCCGGTCTACGCGCCGGGCGTACTCGAGGCGGACGACGCCGACCGCGGCTCCCTCGTCGCCTGCTATACGCCGAACGGGGCGGCGGTGTGTCTCGGCGAACTGGTCGGCGAGCCGGACGCCGAGAGCGGCGCCGTCGTCGATCTCGAGCGCGTGTTGGTGTGA
- a CDS encoding MarR family transcriptional regulator yields MTQADDRLLETLADSALVLSPRVLSVNLDYSRHYLSTRLGKLHEAGLVNRVDEGLYEITGRGQAYLVGELDADDLESD; encoded by the coding sequence ATGACGCAAGCGGACGATCGTCTCCTCGAGACTCTCGCGGATAGTGCTCTCGTTCTCTCGCCTCGAGTACTATCGGTCAACCTGGACTACTCGCGCCACTATCTGAGTACCCGCCTCGGGAAACTTCACGAGGCGGGGCTCGTTAATCGCGTCGACGAGGGACTCTACGAGATTACCGGCCGAGGTCAGGCGTACTTGGTTGGAGAGTTGGATGCCGACGACCTCGAATCGGATTGA